The Elgaria multicarinata webbii isolate HBS135686 ecotype San Diego chromosome 4, rElgMul1.1.pri, whole genome shotgun sequence genome contains a region encoding:
- the TAF1A gene encoding TATA box-binding protein-associated factor RNA polymerase I subunit A — protein MASSDEEQTDERQHFSEKEISAPLPGMYLPLLPWCFRHTTTRCWKPTEFQKVKEECLNCIQDALLRSQWQRAAELMISYLEMLENTTLRKQVAAHEEIWRIGTEILQQHPRSNIDETNHFADRMKNSRIKRYLKVSLEHAFHLLCSGFLEEAYQHLVQAESWRYGEQTVDFEHELKLIQGYRGLLDYYKWLKKKTDLLELDEGSYAESSVQEEMKRLYRQATGSLKEIIKFPGVWDPFVMCYVDMLEHYEKYEEAREVLSEYAYNSKFPANPNAHVFFYQFLKRRRESRKTQISALQVLHELVPSHELMLEFYIMLKKSKKKKNHKLRLQVIFAALDFPDWKENTKAWSCLAKQIVEILQNSGKQLDWLKKEWDARKDWWPAFHFSVYLAKRNWQESEKLVCEKLLVAGILLGKDCKYFKYITKEHYKAKKKKFKALKMFVKEHSWVALRLSA, from the exons atGGCTAGCTCTGATGAAGAACAGACAGATGAAAGACAACACTTCTCAGAAAAAGAAATAAGTgctcctcttccaggaatgtaTTTACCTTTACTCCCATGGTGTTTTCGCCATACCA CAACTAGGTGCTGGAAGCCCACAGAATTtcagaaggtgaaagaagaatgTTTAAACTGTATACAGGATGCTCTCTTGAGGTCTCAGTGGCAGAGGGCTGCAGAACTGATGATAAGCTatctagagatgttggagaataCCACACTGAGAAAACAGGTTGCAGCTCATGAG GAGATCTGGAGAATAGGAACTGAGATTTTGCAGCAGCATCCACGCAGCAATATAGATGAGACTAACCACTTTGCTGATCGGATGAAAAATTCAAGGATAAAAAGGTATTTAAAG GTTTCTTTAGAGCATGCCTTCCACCTGCTGTGCAGTGGATTTCTGGAGGAGGCCTATCAGCATCTGGTCCAGGCAGAAAGCTGGCGCTACGGAGAACAAACAGTTGATTTTGAACatgaactgaaactcattcaAGGCTATAGGGGGCTGTTGGACTATTATAAGTGGCTCAAAAAGAAGACTGACCTGCTGGAGCTTG ATGAAGGCAGCTATGCAGAGTCTTCTGTTCAGGAAGAAATGAAGCGTTTGTACCGGCAGGCTACAGGCAGCCTCAAGGAGATAATTAAATTCCCTGGAGTTTGGGATCCTTTTGTGATGTGTTATGTGGAT ATGCTGGAACACTATGAGAAGTatgaagaagcaagagaagttCTAAGTGAATATGCATATAATTCCAAATTTCCAGCCAATCCTAATGCTCATGTCTTCTTCTATCAGTTCCTAAAGAGAAGGCGTGAATCAAGAAAAACGCAGATTTCTGCACTCCAG GTCTTGCATGAGCTTGTTCCTTCTCATGAACTGATGTTGGAATTTTACATCATGCTTAAAAAGTCAA aaaaaaagaaaaaccacaaacTACGGCTGCAAGTCATTTTTGCAGCCTTGGACTTCCCTGACTGGAAGGAAAACACAAAAGCTTGGAGCTGTTTGGCAAAGCAGATTGTAGAAATACTGCAGAA CTCTGGTAAGCAACTTGACTGGCTCAAGAAGGAGTGGGATGCCCGAAAGGACTGGTGGCCAGCCTTCCATTTCAGCGTTTATTTGGCAAAAAGAAACTGGCAGGAAAGTGAAAAACTTGTTTGTGAAAAATTACTTGTGGCTGGAATACTGCTGGGAAAAG ATTGCAAATACTTTAAATATATCACAAAAGAGCACTATAAAGCCAAGAAGAAAAAGTTCAAAGCGCTGAAAATGTTTGTAAAAGAACACAGCTGGGTCGCTCTGAGGTTGTCTGCTTGA